The Prunus dulcis chromosome 3, ALMONDv2, whole genome shotgun sequence genome segment aactttgattttgattctaGTGTTTGTCTCTGTTCAATGCTTGGTTCAGTTGAAGATGTGACTTTGAGAAAACATTGAAATTAAATCATTGTCCCTTACtagtttgtttgttaattaCGTGGTTCAGAAAGAAAGATGTTTActttaataatataatagatTCAATTTATACATGGAAATTGACATTCTTATATTTTCAGAGAAATTTGGAGAAAAGGGATACTTGCTTAACTTATAACATGAGATGAATTTTGTAACTTGTGTTGTTAAATTCGCATTGCCTGATTACACTTTTTTATTGATGGGTTTAGGTGAGAAGGGAAGAAGAATTAGAGAACTGGCATCTGTTGTTCAGAAGCGTTTTAAGTTTCCGGAGAACTGACATCTGCTTGAGCAATGGCACACAGCCCTCGGTTGTTGAGCTTTATGCAGAGAAAGTCAACAACTGAGGGCTTTGTGCCATTGCTCAAGCAGAGTCTTTGCGTTACAAACTTCTTGGAGGGCTTGCTGTTCGGAGGTATGCTGAAAACTGACTAgatctcttttctttttgattgTGAGTTAAGAGAATTCTCAATGGATCATTCTCTTTGATTCAATATTTGGTTCTTGGAGTTTGGAGTTGTGGTCTCCAGCATCTCATTATATGTTATGCATTGTCCTAACACTTTCTAAAGAGAATGATCCAACCGTGTTGATAGCACTTACTTAGTAATGAAAGTTGTTTTCTTTACAATGATGTGTGACTAATGGTCTTGAGATGCTTTGTATAGGTTAGTCTTTGTTTAAGGAAATGCAACAGTTGTCCAATCCTGTTTCTAGTAAATATCAAAAGCATTTGGTTTTATCTCCCTTTACTCACAATAATGGTTAACGGGATCCTCAAGAATGCTTAAATTGCGTTGGAGTTTTGTTAGTCTGTTTGAACTATTAATAGTTCTTGGAGTTCGGGAACTCCTACATTTCATAACATTCCTGTGTTATCCAAATATAGCAAACTAGTCACTGAATGTCAGTGTGATTGAGGGAATAAAATGAAGTAAAAAGATTTGACTTATTAAATTTCAATCATGATTGAGTGTGACATTATGCTGGTCCTTTTGGGATGATAGGGTTTGCGGTCTCCAGCATCTCATTATATCTTATGCctacacacacatacacacaccaAGTAACGCTTATGCACACCTGCACACATGTACACTCAAATACATTCACACATAAACCAGTTTTATCAGCAATAGCATTCAGTAATAACTTATATCTCCTTTACTCACAATAATGGGTTAAGAGGATCCTCAAGAATGCTTACATTGATTGTTGGAGTTTTGTTAGTCTGTTTGAACTGTTAATAGTTCTTGGAGTTCGGGAACTCCTACATTTCAGAGAGACGGGTCAGTGGCCCACAACTAGCAATATCAATATTGTCCTcaacttaaccacctacaaAGCCCAGTAGGTGTGagattttatcacaaaaggcctTGGTTATATTAGTAGTGGAActattcattatatattttattttatttagtcaagtttccgatgtgggacttatattcttcaacaagtAGTTCTTGGAGTTCGGGAACTCCTACATTTCATAACATTCCTGTGTTATCCAAATATAGCAAACTAGTCACTGAATGTCGGTGTGATTGAGGGAATAAAATTAAGTAAAAAGATTTGACTTATTAAATTTCAATCATGACTAAGTGTGACATTATGCTGGTCCTTTTGGGATGATAGGTGATAAGCCtatatttcatatatattttatgcttcatttacttatttatttgttaactTTCTTGGTTTAAATTGGTtgttttaattggttttgtgaGATTTGTGAGGGAATTGTGGAAATAGGAGAAAGTGTGCTCAAAAgggcaagaagatgaagattgaagattAATCTAGTCAAGAAGCCAAGTCATTCCTTTTGTCGCAAGGAATGTTGTCAATTTTCCTAGTTCAAGATGGTTCAAGTCTTATTAAGTCAAACAAGTAGAATTAAAGAAGACCCTATTTTAGAAGTAATCCTACTTTTATAACAATTGTAATTATACTTTAGATAGGATTTCTAGGAGTCTTATAAATAGGAAGTTTAGGTCATTGTTCAAAGGACCCATCATACTCCATCCTCCATTATCCATCATCTTAGATATTCATACTCATAGCCGAAATATCCAAAGGAGAATATGAAGAAAGCTTGCTCAACATTGGCATTCTATTTGGAGAATTCGGTGTCTTCCATGTCTTAGCTATCAAAATCCATAACTAGGAATAGAGTGGGTTGATGGTAAGGAATACAACTAATATAACTCGGAAGAGAGTATTGGTGAGGTAAGGGAAAACGATTATCAACATGTTAGGTTATTAGAATTAACAAGCTATAAGGATTTGGGTGGGATTAGCTAGATGAAATCGGTGCTCTAGTGCTTTATCATCTTTGTTTTCATCTTTTACATTGGTTCCTTAAtctcaatttattttacttgCTTAATTAGATTTTAATCATCAtaattctctttttgtttaattcaaatataattagaaaTAAATTACTCTAGTATTTAATAGATTATTTGATCCCTGTTGGAACGATACTCTACTTACTACTATATTAATTTGTGGTCTCCAGCATCTCATTATATCTTATGCCTACACACACGTACACACACCAAGTAACACTTATGCACAACTGCACACATGTACACTCAAATACGCATTCACACATAAACCAGTTTTATGCACAATAGCATTCAGTAATAACTTATATCTCCTTTACTCACAATAATGGGTTAAGAGGATCCTCAAGAATGCTTACATTGATTGTTGGAGTTTTGTTAGTCTGTTTGAACTGTCAATAGTTCTTGGAGTTCGGGAACTCCTACATTTTAGAGAGACGGGTCAGTGGCCCACAACTAGCAACACTAATATTGTtcccaacttaaccacctacaaAGCCCAGTAGGTGTGatgttttatcacaaaaggcctTGGTTATATTAGTAGtggaaccattcattatatattgcattttatttagtcaagttttTGATGTGAgacttatatttttcaacaaatagTTCTTGGAGTTCGGGAACTCCTTCATTTCATAACATTCATGCATTATCCAAATATAGCAATCTAGTCACTGAACGTCAGTGTGATTGAGGAATGAAATTAAGTAAAAGGATTTGACtaataaaatttcattcatGATTGAGTGTGACCTTGGACTGGTTCTTTTGGGATGATAGGGTTTGTGGTCTCCAGCATCTCATTATATTTTAAGCGCGTACACGCATGTGCACCTGCGCACACGCTCAAATGCACTCTCACTCATAAATCAGTTTTATCAGCAATAGCATTCAGTAATGACTTATAAATCCTGTTACTCACAATAATGGGTTAAGAGGATCCTCAAGAATGCTTACATTGATTGCTGGAGTTTTGTTAGTCTGTTTGAACTGTTAATAGTTCTTGGAGTTCGGGAACTCCTACATTTCAGAACATTTCTGTGTTATCTAAACCTAATGGGCTAATCGGTGAATGTCAGTGTGATTGAAGAAATTAAATGAAGTAAAACTATTTTACGATAAGTAAATCCACACAACCTAGATACTTTCTATCTAAAGAAGATGATCCCACTATTTCGATAGCACTTAGTAGTGGAAGTTTATTGTCTTTGCAATGCTGTATGATTTTTGATTTGGAGATTCTTCATGTAGGTTAATCTTTGACAAGGGAAATGCATTACATGTCTAATACATATCAATTTTATTAGCAATAGCATTCGGTTTTATCTCCTTTTACTCACCATAATGGGTTAAGAGGATCCTCAAGAATGCTTACATCGCATGTTTGGAGTTTTGTTAGTCTGTTTGAACTGTTAATGGTTCTTGGAGTTTGGAAATTCCTACATTTGTTTGAACAACTCCTTTATTGTGTAACCATTATGCTTTAGTATTACATTGGGCTTGGTTTGTCGACTTTTATTAATCATCCCTTTTACCTTCTTTTGTTAGGGCATGCTATGGTGTTCTTAGATTTGTCATGGAGAGTGGAGCAAAGGGATGTTCGGTACGAACAAAAGCTGTTCTTTTCACTTGACAGTTCGCGCCAACATAGTAAAATGAATTTCTACTTTACAACATGCAGGTCATTGTCAGTGGCAAACTCAGGGCTCAGCGTGCCAAGTCTATGAAGTTCAAGGACAGATACATGATATCCTCTGGTCAGCCTGTTAATGAATACATTGACTCTGCTGTGCGCCATGTGCTTCTTAGACGGGTTAGCTCAATCATTCTGCCACTGGTTGAGATTTTTTGTAGGCAGTGTGCCTGAGTGTTGTACTCATCTGTGATCTTCATTTCTTAAACCTTTATGATTTTTCAGGGTGTTCTTGGGATGAAGGTCAAAATCATGCTCGATTGGGATCCCAAGGGTAAGCAAGGCCCCACAATGCCCCTACCGGATCTGGTCACCATCCACCAACCCAAAGAGGAAGGGGACTACATCAGGCCCTCAGTTGTGGCAGCAGCTGAAATACCAGTCCTTGCTGCTTAGAATTCTTCGTTCATGCAATTGGAGCATTAGGTTTGGCATTGTTAGGGCAAGGGTCCAAAATATTATCAGATACCCCTTCGACTTAGTACCCCTATTAGAATATGGGATTTTGTCTTTATGTGTTTTTATCTGTTTAAGTGGATAGGATTTTCATTttcacaaaaagaaattgaaagtcGAAAGGaatgtttttgcattttgttcCTCATGCTATCCCGTTGATATGAACTTGTCCACCGGAATTGGGGTTTTGGAATCTTCATCTTATGGGACTCAACTAAAGTAGGGCAAAATGCTTTGGATTCTAAACATATCATTTCCTATTCTTGTAGAATTTTATGGTGAGGACCCCTATCTCTTAATTGTTGGATCAAATCAGTTAGTTTGATTCAATGATTAAGAAAAAGGGCCTTAGATAATGCCCTCAACGACTCCTTGCTATTGAATGACATTTCGGCTGCTGCTTCTCTCTGCGGCCTTTTTGCTTCCTTTTGGGTTTCTGTTGTTGCACCTTTCAGGCCCGAAGAAAGGGCGTGGCCttcttcaaattttgacaAACAAAAGTTTTAAGTTGAATAACTTTGACCAAGGTTTTGTCTAATGATCTATTTATAGGAATATGTTCGAATATAATGCCGGTTGACAAAGGTCCTTTGTCAAATAATAAGATAAGTGATGgataaaattgtaattttattatttttgacgAGGCAATAATTCCAATTGATTCCCTTTTATCAGCCAAACGATCACAAGGTTCAAGTAGGGGTGGTGGGTCGTTGACCGTAATCTgacttatttaattttattcccCTTTATGAATATTTCTATAGAAACTTgaaatctttaaaataaaataaaaacaaaaataaaaaaaactcacttgTATATTGTTtatagaataataataattcactTACACAAGCTCCTAATGATTtccatttaaataaaatagaaagtgCTACAATTACACAACCTATCATATAATACATAttgataaaatacaaaattggatttttttttccttcatataATACTAGTTAAACATGTTTATCATGTTAAAAACGGGTTATTAAGTGTGACACTaatcatatacatatattattatgttTAGTGGGTCATGTAATATTCGTATTCATATGGTCAACTAAACTCACTaattttgtgttattttagAGTTGTGTTGTTGTATTGGTTCAAAAGTTTCAAGTGCTAGCCAgttcatttaaaaaagaattaaaaaaacagaaaaagaaaaattcagcAGCtacaaaataatgaaaaaaagggaaaatataATTTCGTGTCACCCTAGAGTCGTGTTGTTGTACTTGTATTGGGACAAAAGTTGCTAATGCTAGccaattcatttaaaaaagaacaaaaagaacaaaaagaaaaacttcagcggctaaaaagagaagaaaagaaaatagggaaaatagaaaaaaagagaaggcgAAGCTAACCGGACCCCAAGTCTCATTTGTGAACCGTATTGGAAGGAGAGTTTGGAGTCCGGAACTGTATGATAGTAAGCACAGCGTACTAAAAAAGCGAGCCAAAAACACAGAGGCGCACACACACGGgtgcaagcaagcaagcaaacCAATCCGATTGTTTTCGCCTtcgtttaatttttttgtttttacaattttcaagCTTCTCTCACAAGCTTTCTTCAGAAAACGACTCGTCTTCCCAACTCAGTCTCCGGCGTTTCGAATCGGTCGCTCTTCTTTGAATTTTCCACTTGCAAGCACTGAATCAACTCGCTCGCCACTCGCACACTCCTATGGTGAGCCCCATCTTACTTAATTTCATATTCAATTTGGCTTCCAATGTGAAAATTTTCACCAATTTCTTGTCTTTTGGTACTTTTTGCATACGAATTCTAGCTTTCAGTGTAGTTTCGTTTCGTTTACTTTGCAATTTAGCCTGAAATGGTACTTATCCCTTAAAAGAAATGTACTTTTATGTAACTAGGCTTGGAAATTTGCAGTGTTTGTAGCAATATAGTTTGGCAtataaattttcttccttttgtggTTTGCTTTGGgaaattttaagttttgaaGGGTAGCTCTGAATATTTGATTTGGAAATAATTTTGcatgtgtttttatttctagTAGATGGGTTTAGGcgcatttatattttttggtggataaagttttattttattttattttggaaactATAAAAgttaactttatttatttactttgttttgttttgtatttcttttggGGTTTCAGTTTGTGTATTTGAGTTGCATGTGGTGGATTTTCCATGGAAACAGTGGTTGGTGTTGAGGGGAGTGATGAAGGGAAGTGTGAGGAGAGTGGGGTTGAGAAAAGTAGCTCTTCTTTGTCTTCACCGAAGCAGATTGCCGATCCTGTTGTATACAAGCTCGTTCGGGTATGTTTTCATTTAAACTAAAAGTTTAACTATTCCGTTGGTGGTAGTAGTTTTTGCGCATAAAATTGAAAGGTGAgctgtttctttttgttctttcttggAGGTATAAGTCTGGTGCTGCTCAAGATGCAGTAACTGTAGTTCATTTGTTATGAGTGATTCAACTTTTCAGTTTGGGAAAACACGATTAGCTTAGTAATGTGTGTTAATTGTAACTTTAGAGTCGACAAAAAGGACTGTCTACCAAGTGTTTTTAACGGTTATTTCATTCATAAATTACAGTTAGAAGCCAGTTAAGCCATCAATCAATTAATCCAATCAGTTAGTGCTGTTGGAATCTGAGCCGGGAGAATCAGATTTAAGAAAATCATAATAGAAACATACTGAATCTAGAACATTGCTTTTCTTCTCAGAAGCCTTTTTTTGGGGATTTAGTTTATGCCCCCTTGGGCGTTGAGGTATCTGTGAGTCTTTAACTGTAAACTTCAGGTTTATACTTCAATTAAATGATAACATTTCTCGTTTGGCGAGGTGAGGCTCTCTATAATGTGtttaaggggaaaaaaaggttaaaatcACATTGCACTTACAAGTATGGACATCGTTAGATCAATGTTGATATTGTCTTTGACATTTGTTATGTTATCCTTCAATGATGATTTATCTAATGCCAGGTTGAAGGTGATGGGAGATTAGTGCCAGCAACAGATGATGAAGTAATGGAGGTTGAGGAATTTCTTGTGGATGAGAAGATTGAATTACCTGTTGTTACAGACGCTGGAAATGTTGAGTGCATTTCCAATGAAGAGTCTTCCTCTGGGAAGTCTCATAAAGAAAGCTCAGAAGGTCTATTTGAGTTATTGTTGTAACTAATTATTTCACTTCCATGTTTATCATTATGGTCATTTTGAGTATAACTTTAAGAGCATGCAATGGGAATTTGGAAACTTTAGCTAGCATTTATGTTTCTAATTGAGCAGAGGACATTATAGGTCTGATTTTTAGATTGAGTCATAGATGGTATCCAAAATCTGTATTGGATTTATATTGAGAAATCTTAttccaatttgttttttccttaatGGGTTTGTGGGTTGATTTGCATTCATGGCTAAAGTGACCAATTTATTTGGTACTTTTTAGTTAtattcattttctgttttgtatACCTTTTATTTCCCTTACTTTAGTGACGTGTTGATTTGATGATATATGGCTTTTTTGAGAAACTAGATGCCGTGGAACTTGGTTTATTAAATCATTTGAATACAttctgttttatattttatggtGTTGGTTCTGTCATAGTTTTCATGTTGAGGTTTGCTGCCCAACCTATGTGGTTGGGGGTCCCTACTAACCCGAGGGTAGGGGGCGTGTTCTGTCATAGTTTTCATGTCTGATTGAGAATTGCATTTCCAGGTCTGTCACATTCAGAGAACACAGAACCTGATGCAAAATTAAGTGCACGGCTTGAGGTATTGACTTGCTTTCTTTcgatataattttttcttctgttctaGAATCGGAtggataaaaaaaacatttaaagtTGCACGTTATAGCATATTTCGTTTGTACAATCTGTTGTTTACATCGAATTAACAAATTCATTCAAGTGCTTGGACATGTTAGGTCTGCCCTTGTACAACAGCTGTATTTTCTAAATGCTGTACATTTTAATCTTCTAGAAAAGAATTTCTTGATCTTGggatttatttttctgtattATGTACTATGgcatatttcttcttcaactaGTTTGATTGTTCACTTCTTTTAACTTATTCATagtttattttgatttgttattttcttgtgTATGTGCATATGCATAATTTAAGCATATCTAGTTATTAATCGTCTTGGATCCTTCTCGACCGCTAAAATCTCTTGTAGTACATCGAGGAGATGTTGCAAAAGGTCAAACAGGAAGAGAAGCTCCGCTTAGCATGTGGATCTCCTGATCATTCTTCTGCTTTTATGAATGTAGACAGCCAGTGTACTGATCAGCATGATAAATTGCCTGCTATTGATAAGAAGCTGCAATCTGAAATTCCTTTGCAGGAAATTGTTCCTTCTTCAGACCTGAGTTTAGATGACAGCCATATTAATGAATCTGCGAGAATTGGGGAGTGCTCAAAACCTTCAGATGGACCAATCGAAAGTGGATCACCAGCTTCTGTCATCTGCAATAGTTCGAAGCCTGATTTTTATACATTAAAGGGGGAGATATGCTTGGACAACCTATCAATTAGGGAACTTCATGGATTGTTTCGAGCAACTTTTGGGCGAGAAACTACTGTTAAGGACAAGTTGTGGCTTAAGAGGAGGATCGCAATGGGGTTGACTAATTCCTGTGATGTTTCAACCACAACTTTCACTATTATAGATAACAAATTGGTGAACAAGGGTACAGATAATAGCTTTCAGAATGCAGATGGTATGCTCACTGAAGGGTCTGATGGTGAAGTGAAGAATCTTGGGTATGAAACTTCACCAACTAGCCACAGTAGCCAGATGGAAAATCATCAAATTGTGTCGGGCAAGAGATTGGGAAACCTTAGTGTAGAACTTGATTGTGGAAGTGATGATCTTCAAATGGAACATAGAGGTGCCAAAAGAGTTAGAAAGCCCACTAAGAGATATATTGAAGAACTTTCTGAAGTTGAATCAAGAGATTATACCCCAAAAGTGATTAGTTCAGCAAAAAATACAGGACAAGGACAAACATCTCCAAAATATTGTATACGACCTCCTGGAAATGCCCCTTTAAATGAGAGAACCATTGTCACCAGGTTGGACTCTCTCGGTGGATCTGGCGTTCAGGTTCCTTTTGTTTCTCGAGTTCGAAGAAGCCgtccaagaaaaaatattatggCTCTTATGGTAGGTAAAACCATTTTGTAATGGGGCAATGAGTCATGTTATACTTTATGTTTggcttttttttccctcaagCATGGGAGTTTCTTATTTAAAAGAtctatgttttcatttttcccttttcttccAGCCGGAAGCAAAACCAGTAGTTTCATGATTCATCTGTTAAATTTAATCAAGAATATATTATAGCACTACTGAACTTCAGAATGACACAATAACTGAAGTGAATTTGGATTTCGATTGGTAGAAATTCGATTCAAGTGGAATGGGTGTGGCAGCTAAACTGGTACAAGAGGCCCTTAGTGTGCGTAGTTCACCAGAGAGTGAGCATGCGGATAAAGACTCGAAAGTGAGATCTGCTTCTGAACAGATTCAACCACTGGTAAGATAAGTTTTGCTCAATTGGATTCAATTTTTCGTACTTGGCAATTGACATTGGGTTATGGGCATAATTGGCTGAATTTAATAATGTGACATAATGCCTATTTAGCTGATGATAGTCTCTGCCTtgtttctttgtaatttttctcCTTAAATTAGTTGTAGACTGGTATTTTGTCTTCTTAAGGACTAAAGTTTATGATGAAAACAGTGtttattttggttgttttgcTTCTCTGCATTTATATTTGTTAGATTAATAGGCTAGACTGCAGTTAACCATCTCTTGTGTTTAAGAAGGCAAAATATGGCATTAATGTACAGTTTAAGTTTCCATGGATGGTTATACAAACCAATTCAGTCATGCAAAATGCCTTAAGATTAGTCTTCCATGAGTAAGgaatcatctttatttttctatatgtTTGGATCAGTTAAGACATTTTTTGGCGGGGGATTTGAACTTGGGTCCTCTTTAGACGAGAGATGTGGCTATCAAAAGGCTGTGCCCTGGCTATCAATACTACAAAACCATTGAGCATAAATGACTGCTTTGTTGATATCATGGTTTGCGTTTGTTCTCAGTGCTATATGTCATATCTGTAAATTGATTGGATACTATTTTTTTGTCATGGTAATTTATTTCCTATGTAGTTTGCTGCTGAACCAGAGAAAGACAAGCGTCGCTCGGTAATTAGCACAATTGAACTGGGGAAGAACTTGGGCTTGAAACAGACGGATTCATCCGAGGACAATTCAGATGATGGTATTGCAACTGTTCCCACAGCAAAAGGTGGAATGAGAAGGAAACACCATCGAGCTTGGA includes the following:
- the LOC117622533 gene encoding uncharacterized protein LOC117622533 isoform X3, with the protein product METVVGVEGSDEGKCEESGVEKSSSSLSSPKQIADPVVYKLVRVEGDGRLVPATDDEVMEVEEFLVDEKIELPVVTDAGNVECISNEESSSGKSHKESSEGLSHSENTEPDAKLSARLEEIVPSSDLSLDDSHINESARIGECSKPSDGPIESGSPASVICNSSKPDFYTLKGEICLDNLSIRELHGLFRATFGRETTVKDKLWLKRRIAMGLTNSCDVSTTTFTIIDNKLVNKGTDNSFQNADGMLTEGSDGEVKNLGYETSPTSHSSQMENHQIVSGKRLGNLSVELDCGSDDLQMEHRGAKRVRKPTKRYIEELSEVESRDYTPKVISSAKNTGQGQTSPKYCIRPPGNAPLNERTIVTRLDSLGGSGVQVPFVSRVRRSRPRKNIMALMKFDSSGMGVAAKLVQEALSVRSSPESEHADKDSKVRSASEQIQPLFAAEPEKDKRRSVISTIELGKNLGLKQTDSSEDNSDDGIATVPTAKGGMRRKHHRAWTLVEVIKLVEGVSKCGTGRWSEIKRLSFASYSYRTSVDLKDKWRNLLKASFAQTPPDDGINSRKHASVPIPAAILLKVRELAEMHAQVPPNLGPGKLPSVSRSVHQTRSGYL
- the LOC117622533 gene encoding uncharacterized protein LOC117622533 isoform X1 — encoded protein: METVVGVEGSDEGKCEESGVEKSSSSLSSPKQIADPVVYKLVRVEGDGRLVPATDDEVMEVEEFLVDEKIELPVVTDAGNVECISNEESSSGKSHKESSEGLSHSENTEPDAKLSARLEYIEEMLQKVKQEEKLRLACGSPDHSSAFMNVDSQCTDQHDKLPAIDKKLQSEIPLQEIVPSSDLSLDDSHINESARIGECSKPSDGPIESGSPASVICNSSKPDFYTLKGEICLDNLSIRELHGLFRATFGRETTVKDKLWLKRRIAMGLTNSCDVSTTTFTIIDNKLVNKGTDNSFQNADGMLTEGSDGEVKNLGYETSPTSHSSQMENHQIVSGKRLGNLSVELDCGSDDLQMEHRGAKRVRKPTKRYIEELSEVESRDYTPKVISSAKNTGQGQTSPKYCIRPPGNAPLNERTIVTRLDSLGGSGVQVPFVSRVRRSRPRKNIMALMKFDSSGMGVAAKLVQEALSVRSSPESEHADKDSKVRSASEQIQPLFAAEPEKDKRRSVISTIELGKNLGLKQTDSSEDNSDDGIATVPTAKGGMRRKHHRAWTLVEVIKLVEGVSKCGTGRWSEIKRLSFASYSYRTSVDLKDKWRNLLKASFAQTPPDDGINSRKHASVPIPAAILLKVRELAEMHAQVPPNLGPGKLPSVSRSVHQTRSGYL
- the LOC117622533 gene encoding uncharacterized protein LOC117622533 isoform X2 — protein: METVVGVEGSDEGKCEESGVEKSSSSLSSPKQIADPVVYKLVRVEGDGRLVPATDDEVMEVEEFLVDEKIELPVVTDAGNVECISNEESSSGKSHKESSEDSQCTDQHDKLPAIDKKLQSEIPLQEIVPSSDLSLDDSHINESARIGECSKPSDGPIESGSPASVICNSSKPDFYTLKGEICLDNLSIRELHGLFRATFGRETTVKDKLWLKRRIAMGLTNSCDVSTTTFTIIDNKLVNKGTDNSFQNADGMLTEGSDGEVKNLGYETSPTSHSSQMENHQIVSGKRLGNLSVELDCGSDDLQMEHRGAKRVRKPTKRYIEELSEVESRDYTPKVISSAKNTGQGQTSPKYCIRPPGNAPLNERTIVTRLDSLGGSGVQVPFVSRVRRSRPRKNIMALMKFDSSGMGVAAKLVQEALSVRSSPESEHADKDSKVRSASEQIQPLFAAEPEKDKRRSVISTIELGKNLGLKQTDSSEDNSDDGIATVPTAKGGMRRKHHRAWTLVEVIKLVEGVSKCGTGRWSEIKRLSFASYSYRTSVDLKDKWRNLLKASFAQTPPDDGINSRKHASVPIPAAILLKVRELAEMHAQVPPNLGPGKLPSVSRSVHQTRSGYL